In one Lysobacter alkalisoli genomic region, the following are encoded:
- a CDS encoding glycoside hydrolase 5 family protein, with the protein MTTHSTWLRGVAVWRALLLGVLLALPGLAPAGEDRSGFVRVEGTRFMLDGKPYRFAGANFWYGAYLGTADGIGDRERLRAELDQLKAAGIDNLRVLAMSEASGFKRGVDPAIMTVPGPLHEGVFDEALLQGLDVLLDEMARRDMKAVLYLNNFWQWSGGMSQYVSWFTGEPVFDPDETGDWNGFMQNSARFYAIPEAQKLYRDVIRTVITRRNSVNGRAYADDPTVMSWQLANEPRPGSDADGHPNFPAYRQWIHDTAGYIRSLAPKQLVSTGSEGAMGSLRDDDLYIIAHATPNVDYLTFHLWPSNWSWIDHDDPAARLESGLETSLAYIDRHIDIANKLDKPTVLSEFGLNRDGGSYDPASTVTARDRFYRAIFARLLERARAGDAIAGSNFWAWGGRGRTTNPDFMWKTGDPFTGDPPQEPQGLFSLFDSDASTLQLVSEHARAMEMLD; encoded by the coding sequence ATGACCACACACAGCACTTGGCTTCGCGGTGTCGCCGTATGGCGCGCCCTGCTGCTCGGCGTGCTGCTGGCCCTGCCGGGGCTGGCGCCGGCAGGCGAGGACCGCAGCGGTTTCGTGCGCGTCGAAGGCACGCGCTTCATGCTCGATGGCAAGCCCTACCGGTTCGCCGGCGCCAATTTCTGGTACGGCGCCTACCTCGGCACGGCGGACGGCATCGGCGACCGTGAGCGGCTGCGCGCCGAGCTCGACCAGCTCAAGGCCGCCGGCATCGACAACCTGCGCGTGCTGGCGATGTCCGAGGCCAGCGGCTTCAAGCGCGGCGTCGATCCCGCGATCATGACCGTGCCGGGACCGCTCCACGAGGGGGTGTTCGACGAAGCCCTGCTGCAGGGCCTGGACGTATTGCTCGACGAGATGGCCCGGCGCGACATGAAGGCGGTGCTGTACCTCAACAATTTCTGGCAATGGTCCGGCGGCATGTCTCAGTACGTGTCGTGGTTCACCGGCGAGCCGGTGTTCGACCCCGACGAGACCGGCGACTGGAACGGCTTCATGCAGAATTCGGCGCGCTTCTACGCGATCCCCGAGGCACAGAAGCTGTACCGCGACGTGATCAGGACCGTCATCACCCGCCGCAACAGCGTCAACGGCAGAGCCTATGCTGACGATCCGACCGTGATGTCCTGGCAGCTTGCCAACGAACCGCGCCCGGGCAGCGATGCCGACGGCCACCCCAACTTCCCCGCCTACCGGCAATGGATCCACGACACCGCGGGCTACATCCGCAGCCTGGCGCCGAAGCAACTGGTCAGCACCGGCAGCGAAGGCGCGATGGGTTCGCTGCGCGACGATGACCTGTACATCATCGCGCACGCCACTCCGAACGTGGACTACTTGACCTTCCACCTGTGGCCCTCGAACTGGAGCTGGATCGACCACGATGATCCGGCCGCACGGCTGGAATCAGGACTGGAAACATCGCTGGCCTATATCGACCGCCACATCGACATCGCCAACAAACTCGACAAGCCGACCGTGCTGTCGGAGTTCGGCCTCAACCGCGACGGCGGTTCCTACGACCCGGCCTCGACGGTCACCGCGCGCGACCGTTTCTACCGTGCGATCTTCGCCCGCCTACTCGAACGCGCGCGGGCCGGCGACGCCATCGCCGGCTCCAATTTCTGGGCCTGGGGCGGCCGTGGCCGCACCACGAATCCTGATTTCATGTGGAAGACCGGCGACCCGTTCACCGGCGACCCGCCACAGGAACCGCAAGGGCTGTTCTCACTGTTCGACAGCGACGCCTCCACACTGCAGCTCGTGTCGGAACACGCCAGGGCAATGGAGATGCTCGACTGA
- a CDS encoding TRAP transporter large permease has protein sequence MDIFLLFGVFMLLLLLGVPVAYSLAAAALVVLLYLDLPSIVLVQQVGAGIGTASLIAIPLFIFAGELMMRGGISDRLISLAAALVGRIRGGLGQVSILSSLFFGGVSGSAIADVSAVGGTMIPQMVNRGYDRDFAVNVSITAALVALLVPPSHNLILYSAAVGGGISIADLFAAGIVPAVLMTVVLMFTGYLVARRRGYGTEPFPGMRAVLVRLVAALPGLGLVALIFVGIRAGIFTAVESAAMAVLYALLVTIAVYRMMRWKAFIGAVAHAARTTGVILFVIATAALFGWLLAYLEVPAAAVELLQALADNRYAVLLLIVLILLLLGTFMDLAPMILICTPIFLPVAKAFGVDPLHFGTVLVLAGGIGLVTPPVGSVLFVGTAIGKIGIGESMKSIWPFWLAAIAVLLLVTLFPQLSLWLPALFRG, from the coding sequence ATGGATATCTTCCTTCTGTTCGGCGTGTTCATGCTGCTCCTGCTGCTCGGCGTGCCGGTGGCCTACTCACTCGCCGCGGCCGCGCTGGTGGTGCTGCTGTATCTGGACCTGCCGTCGATCGTGCTGGTGCAGCAGGTCGGCGCCGGGATCGGCACCGCATCATTGATCGCGATCCCGCTCTTCATCTTCGCCGGCGAGCTGATGATGCGCGGCGGCATTTCCGACCGCCTGATCAGTCTCGCCGCGGCGCTGGTCGGCCGCATCCGCGGCGGTCTTGGCCAGGTCAGCATCCTGTCGTCGCTGTTCTTCGGTGGCGTGTCGGGCTCGGCGATCGCCGACGTCTCCGCGGTCGGCGGCACGATGATCCCGCAGATGGTCAACCGCGGTTACGACCGCGATTTTGCGGTCAACGTCAGCATCACCGCCGCTCTTGTCGCACTACTCGTGCCTCCCTCACATAATTTGATCCTGTACTCGGCCGCGGTCGGCGGCGGCATCTCGATCGCCGACCTGTTCGCGGCCGGCATCGTCCCCGCGGTGCTGATGACGGTGGTGCTGATGTTCACCGGCTACCTGGTCGCGCGTCGTCGCGGCTACGGCACCGAGCCGTTCCCGGGCATGCGCGCGGTGCTGGTGCGGCTGGTGGCGGCGTTGCCGGGGCTGGGGCTGGTGGCACTGATCTTCGTCGGCATCCGCGCCGGCATCTTCACCGCGGTGGAGAGCGCGGCGATGGCGGTCCTGTACGCGCTGCTGGTAACGATCGCGGTCTACCGGATGATGAGGTGGAAAGCCTTCATCGGCGCCGTCGCGCACGCAGCACGCACCACCGGTGTGATCCTGTTCGTGATCGCCACGGCGGCACTGTTCGGCTGGCTGCTGGCCTATCTGGAGGTGCCGGCGGCAGCGGTCGAGTTGCTGCAGGCACTGGCCGACAACCGGTACGCGGTGCTGCTGCTGATCGTGCTGATCCTGTTGTTGCTGGGTACCTTCATGGACCTGGCGCCGATGATCCTGATCTGCACGCCGATCTTCCTGCCAGTGGCGAAGGCATTCGGCGTCGACCCGCTGCATTTCGGCACGGTGCTGGTGCTGGCCGGCGGCATCGGCCTGGTGACGCCACCCGTTGGCTCGGTTCTGTTCGTCGGCACCGCGATCGGCAAGATCGGTATCGGCGAAAGCATGAAGTCGATCTGGCCGTTCTGGCTGGCAGCGATCGCGGTATTGCTGCTGGTGACCCTGTTCCCGCAGCTGTCGCTGTGGTTGCCGGCGTTGTTCAGGGGCTGA
- a CDS encoding TRAP transporter small permease has translation MNNATSPDTVDTPRPLHARVLDRIASLSIGIAGASLLGLVVVQGWQVFARYVLNSSPSWTEPVTLLLLATCMSLGAAAAVREDRHFRFHLLVQLLPPSLHRAADALAALVVIAIGGVLATWGARLLVDGFDIRMAGAPLPQSIPFLPLTVGGVLMVVFAAARLLAGGTAPTSAASPEKEA, from the coding sequence ATGAACAACGCCACATCCCCGGACACCGTCGACACGCCGCGCCCGTTGCATGCGCGCGTGCTCGATCGCATTGCCTCCCTGTCCATCGGCATCGCCGGCGCCTCCCTGCTCGGCCTGGTCGTGGTACAGGGCTGGCAGGTATTCGCACGCTACGTGCTGAACAGTTCGCCGAGCTGGACCGAGCCGGTGACCCTGCTGTTGCTGGCCACCTGCATGAGCCTGGGCGCCGCCGCCGCGGTGCGCGAGGATCGCCACTTCCGCTTCCACCTGCTGGTGCAACTGCTGCCCCCGTCGCTGCACCGCGCCGCCGATGCGCTGGCCGCGCTGGTGGTGATCGCGATCGGCGGTGTGCTGGCGACGTGGGGCGCACGGCTGCTGGTGGATGGCTTCGACATCCGCATGGCCGGCGCACCGCTGCCGCAGAGCATTCCGTTCCTGCCACTCACCGTCGGCGGCGTGCTGATGGTGGTGTTCGCCGCCGCGCGCCTGCTCGCCGGAGGCACCGCCCCGACAAGCGCCGCCAGCCCGGAAAAGGAGGCCTGA
- a CDS encoding TRAP transporter substrate-binding protein — protein MIPGNNSRRRFLAASLGATSLGIASTIPILPALARTPDGVLTATDVHVDGYPTVEAVKWIGETLERETDGRLRIRLYHSGQLGRESEAIDMARFGAIDITRVYTGALNNAFPLTQALCLPYVFDSVEHMRRVCDGEVGDTVLRGFESRDLVGLAIYDSGARCFYNTQRPLVTPQDMRGLKFRVPASDIFIQLLKLFGANPTPLGYGAVFSSLETRLIDGAENNMRSFHSSRHFEVARHWSQSEHSYAPDVLLISRRSLEALSPSDRALVMDVARSSVAVMRKLWDASEIEARKAVAESGVSFNEVDMQAFEAAARPLLDDYLNRERIAPLYRLIREQAARDRA, from the coding sequence ATGATTCCCGGCAACAACAGCCGGCGGCGCTTCCTGGCCGCCAGCCTCGGCGCCACCAGCCTGGGTATCGCCAGCACCATCCCGATTCTGCCGGCGCTGGCCAGGACCCCGGATGGCGTGCTGACCGCCACTGACGTCCATGTCGACGGCTACCCGACGGTCGAAGCGGTCAAATGGATCGGCGAGACGCTCGAGCGGGAGACCGATGGCCGCCTGCGAATCCGCCTCTACCACTCCGGCCAGCTTGGCCGCGAATCGGAGGCGATCGACATGGCGCGCTTCGGCGCGATCGACATCACCCGCGTCTACACCGGTGCGCTCAACAACGCCTTCCCGCTGACCCAGGCCCTGTGCCTGCCGTACGTGTTCGACTCGGTCGAGCACATGCGCCGCGTGTGCGACGGCGAGGTCGGCGACACCGTATTGCGCGGCTTCGAGTCGCGCGACCTGGTCGGGCTGGCGATCTACGACAGCGGCGCGCGCTGCTTCTACAACACCCAGCGGCCGCTGGTGACGCCGCAGGACATGCGCGGATTGAAATTCCGCGTGCCGGCCTCGGACATCTTCATCCAGTTGCTGAAGCTGTTCGGTGCCAACCCGACGCCACTGGGCTACGGCGCGGTGTTCTCGTCGCTGGAGACGCGCCTGATCGACGGCGCCGAGAACAACATGCGCAGCTTCCATTCCAGCCGCCACTTCGAGGTGGCGCGGCACTGGTCGCAGAGCGAGCACTCCTATGCACCGGACGTGCTGCTGATCTCGCGACGCAGCCTGGAGGCACTGTCGCCGTCCGACCGCGCGCTGGTCATGGACGTCGCGCGCAGCTCGGTGGCGGTCATGCGCAAGCTGTGGGACGCCTCGGAAATCGAGGCGCGCAAGGCCGTTGCCGAGTCCGGCGTGAGCTTCAACGAGGTCGACATGCAGGCCTTCGAGGCCGCCGCTCGCCCGCTGCTCGACGACTACCTGAACCGTGAGCGGATCGCCCCGCTGTACCGCCTGATCCGCGAGCAGGCGGCCCGCGACCGAGCCTGA
- a CDS encoding 2-keto-4-pentenoate hydratase: MDNDSKDNDSAGAAPHRETNAAAVAAAFVQARREGHSLPDFPGEIPDDLVAAYGVQDIAIGQWPDEVIGWKVGFIPPDRRDGSGDDRLLGPIFARAFWPATGCVDFPVYTAGFAAVEAEYVLRLEADAPVDKTDWTPEEAAALPARLFTGIEVASSPLATINQLGPRVVISDFGNHNGLLLGGEIPGWLDIPEPELRAETLIDGEVVGTGGATTLPGGLRAAYAFALSRSARRGRPLKAGTLIATGNATGIHDIVAGQVATVRFEGYGEIQGRAVAAGGDAA, encoded by the coding sequence ATGGACAACGACAGCAAGGACAACGACAGCGCGGGCGCCGCACCGCACCGTGAAACCAACGCGGCAGCGGTCGCCGCCGCCTTTGTCCAGGCCCGCCGCGAGGGACATTCGCTCCCGGACTTCCCGGGCGAGATCCCGGACGACCTGGTCGCCGCCTACGGGGTGCAGGACATCGCCATCGGCCAGTGGCCGGATGAGGTGATCGGCTGGAAGGTCGGCTTCATCCCGCCCGACCGCCGCGACGGCTCCGGCGACGACCGCCTGCTCGGGCCGATCTTCGCCCGCGCGTTCTGGCCGGCCACCGGATGCGTGGATTTTCCGGTCTATACAGCCGGTTTCGCCGCGGTCGAGGCCGAATACGTGCTGCGCCTGGAAGCTGACGCACCGGTGGATAAAACCGATTGGACCCCGGAGGAGGCCGCTGCGCTGCCGGCCCGCCTGTTCACCGGCATCGAGGTCGCCAGCAGCCCGCTGGCGACGATCAACCAGCTCGGCCCGCGGGTGGTGATATCCGACTTCGGCAACCACAACGGCCTGCTCCTCGGCGGCGAGATCCCGGGCTGGCTCGACATCCCCGAACCGGAGCTGCGCGCGGAAACCCTGATCGACGGCGAGGTGGTCGGCACCGGCGGCGCCACCACCCTGCCCGGCGGCCTGCGCGCGGCGTATGCGTTCGCGCTGTCGCGTTCGGCCCGTCGCGGCCGCCCGCTCAAGGCCGGCACCCTGATCGCGACCGGGAATGCCACCGGTATCCATGACATCGTCGCCGGCCAGGTAGCGACAGTGCGTTTCGAAGGCTACGGTGAAATCCAGGGCCGCGCGGTGGCGGCGGGAGGTGACGCGGCATGA
- a CDS encoding pectate lyase family protein: MFPEEFMQSYKSLRAPALSALALLLSLLLVTACAERADTAVADADAGAADTAGVETAVEQLPEGGTLAFSGAMGWAAQTPGGRGGRIIRVTTLDAEGPGSFAEAVQAKGPRIVVFEVGGVIDLGMKELRIDEPFLTIAGQTAPQPGITLIKGGLGIATHDVVVRHLRIRPGDGHRPKRSGDIDAISTLRGARDVIIDQNSLSWATDENLSASSTRFFGEDETEWMKNASRRITFSNNIIAEGLADSTHAKGEHSKGSLIHDHVNDILIVGNLYAHNYERSPLIKGGARAHLINNLIYNPGQRAMHYNLIAEEWLGHEYSRGALIARGNVMRAGMSTEPLALFMAGGSGDIDVYFDDNIAVDRVGNPIQQQGSYTTAPMEVQAMKQAPALPFGVELLPAAQVQDAVIANVGARPWDRDAHDRRIVADVIEGRGYIIDSQDEVGGYPQMAETRQPFVEAEWDIDTMEPLKELPRGEPLR; the protein is encoded by the coding sequence ATGTTCCCGGAGGAATTCATGCAGTCGTACAAGTCATTGCGGGCGCCCGCTTTGAGCGCCCTTGCCCTGTTGCTTTCGCTGCTGCTGGTAACGGCCTGCGCAGAGCGCGCGGACACCGCCGTGGCGGACGCCGATGCCGGCGCTGCCGACACCGCGGGGGTTGAAACCGCGGTCGAACAATTGCCCGAAGGGGGCACGCTGGCATTTTCGGGCGCCATGGGCTGGGCCGCACAGACGCCAGGCGGCCGCGGCGGGCGCATCATCCGCGTCACCACCCTCGATGCCGAAGGCCCCGGCTCGTTCGCGGAAGCGGTGCAGGCCAAGGGGCCGCGCATCGTGGTGTTCGAGGTCGGTGGCGTGATCGATCTGGGCATGAAGGAGTTGCGCATCGACGAACCCTTCCTGACCATCGCCGGACAGACCGCTCCGCAACCGGGCATCACCCTCATCAAGGGCGGGCTTGGCATCGCCACCCACGACGTGGTCGTGCGCCACCTGCGCATCCGTCCCGGCGACGGCCATCGGCCCAAGCGCTCCGGCGACATCGACGCGATCAGCACCTTGCGGGGCGCGCGCGACGTGATCATCGACCAGAATTCGCTGAGCTGGGCCACCGATGAGAACCTGTCGGCGTCCAGCACCCGGTTCTTCGGCGAAGACGAGACCGAATGGATGAAGAATGCTTCGCGCCGGATCACCTTCAGCAACAACATCATCGCCGAGGGTCTGGCCGACTCGACCCATGCCAAGGGCGAGCATTCCAAGGGCTCGCTGATCCACGACCACGTCAACGACATCCTGATCGTCGGCAACCTGTACGCGCACAACTACGAGCGCAGCCCCCTCATCAAGGGTGGCGCCCGCGCGCACCTCATCAACAACCTGATCTACAACCCCGGCCAGCGCGCGATGCACTACAACCTGATCGCCGAGGAGTGGCTGGGTCATGAGTACTCGCGTGGTGCGCTGATTGCACGCGGCAACGTCATGCGTGCCGGCATGTCGACTGAGCCGCTGGCGCTGTTCATGGCGGGCGGTTCCGGCGACATCGACGTGTACTTCGACGACAACATCGCCGTCGATCGCGTCGGCAACCCGATCCAGCAGCAGGGCAGCTACACCACCGCGCCGATGGAAGTGCAGGCGATGAAGCAGGCGCCGGCGCTGCCGTTCGGTGTCGAGCTGCTGCCTGCCGCGCAGGTTCAGGACGCGGTGATCGCCAACGTCGGCGCGCGCCCGTGGGATCGCGATGCGCACGATCGCCGCATTGTCGCCGACGTGATCGAGGGCCGCGGCTACATCATCGACAGTCAGGACGAGGTCGGCGGCTACCCGCAGATGGCGGAGACCCGCCAGCCCTTCGTCGAGGCCGAATGGGACATCGACACCATGGAACCGCTGAAGGAGCTGCCGCGGGGCGAACCCTTGCGATAA
- a CDS encoding alpha/beta hydrolase: MAPTSRVILFACLLGVAIAPTPASAQQGRPSSDTSTEAASRIALWPGGVAPGSEGIDIEQHIIERSDDPTLPDRLVTGVTAPYMVVYRPPQPNGAALLVMPGGAYRRIVLDKEGTALVPEFVDRLGYTLFVLRYRLPGDGHDDASDAPLADAQRALRLIRSRADEWRLDPRRIGAIGFSAGGHVAASLGTRYGEALRDPVDDIDRIDARPDFLLLMYPVIDMGKDTHAVSREHLIGPSPSPDDVMAYSLQNRVHAGMPPAFLLHALDDASVSVANSELFFDALRRAGVPSELHLYPRGGHGFGTRDTRGSLALWPTLADAWIRTQVEDGQQEMTRVEQP, translated from the coding sequence ATGGCACCGACATCCCGGGTCATCCTGTTCGCATGTCTGCTGGGCGTCGCGATTGCACCGACGCCGGCATCCGCACAGCAGGGACGTCCTTCATCCGATACCAGCACCGAGGCCGCTTCGCGCATCGCCCTGTGGCCGGGCGGTGTTGCGCCCGGTTCCGAAGGCATCGACATCGAACAGCACATCATCGAGCGCAGCGACGACCCGACGCTGCCCGACCGCCTGGTCACTGGCGTCACCGCGCCGTACATGGTCGTGTATCGGCCGCCGCAGCCGAACGGCGCCGCGCTGCTGGTGATGCCGGGCGGGGCCTACCGCCGCATCGTGCTCGACAAGGAGGGCACGGCGCTGGTGCCGGAGTTCGTCGACCGGCTAGGCTACACCCTGTTCGTGTTGCGCTACCGGCTGCCGGGGGACGGCCATGACGATGCGAGCGATGCCCCGCTGGCCGATGCCCAGCGCGCATTGCGGCTGATCCGTTCGCGCGCGGACGAGTGGCGGCTGGATCCCCGGCGCATCGGCGCGATCGGTTTTTCCGCCGGCGGCCATGTCGCCGCCAGCCTCGGTACCCGCTACGGTGAAGCCCTGCGCGATCCTGTCGACGATATCGACCGTATCGATGCCCGTCCCGACTTCCTGTTGCTGATGTACCCGGTCATCGACATGGGCAAGGACACCCACGCGGTCTCGCGCGAGCACCTGATTGGCCCGTCGCCATCGCCCGACGACGTGATGGCGTACTCGCTGCAGAACCGCGTCCACGCCGGCATGCCGCCGGCGTTCCTGCTGCATGCGCTCGACGACGCCAGCGTGTCGGTCGCCAACAGCGAACTGTTCTTCGATGCACTGCGTCGTGCCGGCGTGCCGTCCGAACTGCACCTGTATCCGCGGGGTGGACACGGTTTCGGCACGCGCGACACCCGCGGCTCGCTGGCACTGTGGCCGACCCTGGCCGATGCCTGGATAAGGACGCAGGTGGAGGATGGACAGCAAGAGATGACGAGAGTCGAGCAACCATGA
- a CDS encoding carboxylesterase/lipase family protein, with protein MTDAHRGADPQRRALLKAGLTVGAATALPFAAHAASGAIHPVATTRSGPVRGFNDRGMHVFRGIPYGADTAPRRFRPALREAEWQGVRDALEFGPATPQHNSSEPTGEDCLFLNVTTPALRDGGKRPVLVYIHGGGFNNGSGSDPLYDGVNLCRRGDVVVVTVNHRLNAFGYLHLGSLGGPEYAGSGNVGQLDLVQALQWMREHAIEFGGDPGNVTVFGQSGGGAKIATLMAMPAARGLFHRAWTMSGQQVTAAGPRAATQRAERFIEAAGLQPGDIDGLLRLSPERLLEAAKVRDFSRVEDSSLYFGPVMDSDSLPVHPFWPEAPAQSAHIPMVIGNTRDETRAFLGNDPRNFELDWDELPARLEKQQFVDIDPHTVIAEYRRLYPDYTPSEVFFAATTAGRSWRGAVEEAEVRARQAVPSHAPTWAYQLDWHPHTEEGRKFRAFHTLDIPLVFDTLDQPGARTGSSADARRAASEMSEALVAFARTGDPNHAGIPTWAPYSIDRRETMVFDHTSRLEHDPRGGERRLYEQVPFVQRGTM; from the coding sequence ATGACTGACGCGCACCGTGGAGCCGATCCACAACGCCGCGCGCTGCTGAAGGCCGGCCTGACCGTTGGCGCGGCCACGGCGCTGCCGTTCGCAGCCCATGCCGCAAGCGGCGCCATCCATCCCGTCGCCACCACGCGCAGCGGTCCGGTGCGTGGCTTCAACGATCGCGGCATGCACGTCTTCCGCGGCATTCCCTACGGCGCCGACACCGCGCCGCGGCGTTTCCGCCCGGCCCTGCGTGAAGCCGAGTGGCAGGGCGTGCGCGATGCGCTCGAATTCGGTCCAGCCACGCCGCAGCACAACAGCAGCGAGCCGACCGGCGAGGACTGCCTGTTCCTCAACGTGACCACACCCGCGTTGCGCGACGGCGGCAAGCGGCCGGTGCTGGTCTACATCCACGGTGGCGGCTTCAACAACGGCTCCGGCAGCGACCCGCTCTACGATGGCGTCAACCTGTGCCGTCGCGGCGACGTGGTGGTGGTGACGGTCAATCATCGCCTCAACGCCTTCGGTTATCTCCACCTCGGCAGCCTTGGCGGGCCGGAGTATGCCGGTTCGGGCAACGTCGGCCAGCTTGACCTGGTGCAGGCGCTGCAATGGATGCGCGAACACGCGATCGAGTTCGGCGGCGACCCCGGTAACGTCACCGTGTTCGGCCAGTCCGGCGGCGGCGCCAAGATCGCCACCCTGATGGCGATGCCGGCGGCGAGGGGCCTGTTCCATCGCGCCTGGACGATGAGCGGCCAGCAGGTCACCGCGGCCGGTCCGCGCGCCGCGACCCAGCGCGCCGAGCGTTTCATCGAGGCGGCAGGGCTGCAGCCGGGCGACATCGACGGCCTGTTGCGGTTGTCGCCGGAACGTCTGCTGGAAGCGGCCAAGGTGCGCGATTTCTCGCGCGTCGAGGACAGCAGCCTGTACTTCGGCCCGGTCATGGACAGCGACAGCCTGCCGGTGCACCCGTTCTGGCCGGAGGCGCCGGCGCAGTCCGCACACATCCCGATGGTGATCGGCAATACCCGCGACGAGACCCGCGCGTTCCTCGGCAACGACCCGCGCAATTTCGAGCTGGACTGGGATGAGCTGCCGGCGAGGCTGGAGAAACAGCAGTTCGTCGACATCGACCCGCACACCGTGATCGCCGAATACCGACGCCTGTACCCGGACTACACGCCATCGGAGGTGTTCTTCGCCGCGACCACCGCCGGCCGCTCCTGGCGCGGCGCGGTCGAGGAGGCCGAAGTACGCGCGCGGCAGGCGGTTCCGAGCCATGCGCCGACCTGGGCCTACCAGCTCGACTGGCACCCGCATACCGAGGAAGGTCGGAAGTTCCGCGCCTTCCACACCCTCGACATCCCGCTGGTGTTCGACACCCTGGACCAGCCCGGGGCTCGTACCGGTAGCAGCGCCGATGCGCGCCGCGCGGCCAGTGAAATGAGCGAGGCGCTGGTCGCGTTCGCGCGCACGGGCGATCCGAACCATGCCGGCATCCCAACGTGGGCGCCGTACTCGATCGACAGACGCGAGACGATGGTCTTCGACCACACCAGCCGGCTCGAACACGACCCGCGTGGCGGCGAACGCAGGCTGTATGAGCAGGTGCCGTTCGTACAGCGCGGAACGATGTGA
- a CDS encoding rhamnogalacturonan acetylesterase, translating to MKSLLSLPFLLATGIAAAQDVRPAATPIRADKIILVGDSTTAVQSGWGASFCSHHVSSFIACLNLARGGRSSYSYRAEGSWDIALAEMKTGAYERTWVLVQFGHNDQPGKPGRSTDLETEFPANMRRYVEEIRAAGARPVLVTPLTRRMFRDGRLDDDLEPWADAIREIANDMDVPLVDLHARSTAAVQALGPVQSMRLAEVPAPSWMHAAAQTGTTVGHEVPPLPVAPPDPLGRPPLGQPKWQFDYTHLGVDGANFFAAIVADELTRVVPDLRERMYP from the coding sequence ATGAAATCATTGCTCTCCCTCCCGTTCCTGCTCGCTACGGGCATCGCCGCCGCACAGGACGTCCGGCCAGCGGCGACGCCGATCCGCGCAGACAAGATAATCCTCGTCGGCGACTCGACCACCGCGGTCCAGAGCGGGTGGGGGGCGTCGTTCTGCTCGCACCACGTCAGCTCGTTCATCGCCTGCCTCAACCTCGCCCGTGGCGGCCGCAGCAGCTACAGCTATCGCGCCGAGGGCTCGTGGGACATCGCGCTGGCGGAGATGAAGACAGGCGCCTATGAGCGGACCTGGGTGCTGGTGCAGTTCGGCCACAACGACCAGCCCGGCAAGCCGGGGCGTTCGACCGACCTGGAGACCGAGTTCCCGGCCAACATGCGCCGCTACGTCGAGGAAATCCGTGCCGCCGGCGCACGGCCGGTGCTGGTCACGCCGCTGACCCGGCGCATGTTCAGGGACGGCCGACTCGACGACGACCTTGAACCCTGGGCCGACGCCATTCGTGAAATCGCGAACGACATGGACGTGCCGCTGGTCGATCTGCACGCACGCAGTACCGCTGCGGTACAGGCGCTCGGGCCGGTCCAGTCGATGCGCTTGGCAGAGGTCCCGGCGCCTTCATGGATGCATGCCGCCGCGCAGACCGGCACCACTGTCGGCCATGAGGTGCCGCCACTGCCGGTGGCGCCGCCCGATCCGCTGGGTCGACCGCCACTGGGCCAGCCCAAGTGGCAGTTCGACTACACCCACCTTGGTGTCGATGGCGCCAACTTCTTCGCCGCCATCGTCGCCGACGAACTGACTCGGGTCGTGCCCGACCTGCGCGAACGGATGTATCCCTGA